One region of Lytechinus pictus isolate F3 Inbred chromosome 8, Lp3.0, whole genome shotgun sequence genomic DNA includes:
- the LOC129266190 gene encoding V-type proton ATPase catalytic subunit A, with product MDKVADNEKESKYGYVFAVSGPVVTAERMSGAAMYELVRVGHSELVGEIIRLEGDMATIQVYEETSGVSVGDPVLRSGTPLSVELGPGILDNIFDGIQRPLQDINDLTQSIYIPRGVNVKALSRTKKWDFKPYPGIRVGSHITGGDYYGMVPENTLIEHRLMLPPKQRGTVTWIAEPGYYDITDVVLETEFDGLKTKHTMLQVWPVRNIRPVSEKLPANYPLLTGQRVLDALFPCVQGGTTAIPGAFGCGKTVISQSLSKYSNSDVIVYVGCGERGNEMSEVLRDFPELTVEIGGKTESIMKRTTLVANTSNMPVAAREASIYTGVTLSEYFRDQGYNVSMMADSTSRWAEALREISGRLAEMPADSGYPAYLGARLASFYERAGRVKCLGNPSREGSVSIVGAVSPPGGDFSDPVTSATLGIVQVFWGLDKKLAQRKHFPSINWLISYSKYMRALDDFYDKNYAEFVPLRTKVREILQEEEELSEIVQLVGKGSLAESDKITLEIAKLLKDDFLQQNGYSPYDRYCPFYKTVGMLSNIVAFYDMARHAVESTAQSENKITYAIIRENMGDIMYKLSSMKFKDPVKDGEAKIKQDFAELLDEMQQGFRNLEDF from the exons ATGGATAAAGTAGCGGATAATGAAAAGGAGAGCAAGTATGGTTACGTCTTTGCTGTCTCTGGACCTG TGGTGACAGCAGAGCGTATGTCCGGTGCTGCTATGTACGAGCTGGTGCGCGTGGGACACAGTGAGCTGGTGGGAGAGATCATCAGATTGGAAGGCGATATGGCCACCATTCAGGTCTATGAGGAGACAT CCGGTGTGAGCGTTGGTGACCCTGTGCTCCGGTCAGGCACCCCGCTGTCCGTCGAACTCGGACCGGGTATCCTCGACAACATCTTTGACGGAATCCAACGTCCCCTCCAGGACATCAACGACCTAACGCAGAGTATCTACATTCCTCGCGGTGTCAACGTCAAAGCACTCAGCCGCACCAAGAAGTGGGATTTCAAGCCATATCCAGGAATCAGG GTTGGCAGTCACATCACTGGTGGTGATTATTATGGGATGGTCCCTGAGAATACCTTGATTGAGCATCGTCTTATGCTACCGCCCAAGCAGAGAGGGACTGTCACATGGATAGCAGAGCCAGGCTACTATGACATTACA gACGTCGTCTTGGAAACAGAGTTTGATGGACTCAAGACCAAACACACTATGCTTCAGGTGTGGCCTGTCCGTAACATCCGACCCGTCTCAGAGAAACTTCCTGCCAACTACCCCCTTCTTACTGGACAGAGGGTTCTAGATGCTCTATTCCC ATGTGTACAAGGTGGAACGACGGCTATCCCAGGAGCCTTCGGGTGCGGAAAGACTGTCATCTCCCAATCTCTGTCCAAGTATTCAAACAGTGATGTCATCGTCTATGTAGGATGCGGTGAACGTGGCAACGAGATGTCAGAAGTATTGAGAGATTTCCCCGAG CTCACAGTAGAGATCGGCGGGAAGACAGAATCTATTATGAAGAGAACTACGCTGGTAGCTAACACATCAAACATGCCTGTAGCTGCTAGAGAAGCGTCCATTTACACAG GTGTGACGTTGTCAGAGTATTTCCGTGATCAGGGATACAACGTCTCCATGATGGCAGACTCGACATCCAGGTGGGCTGAAGCTCTTCGTGAGATCTCGGGTCGTCTGGCTGAAATGCCCGCTG ACAGTGGTTATCCAGCTTATCTAGGAGCCCGTCTAGCTTCTTTCTACGAGAGAGCCGGTAGAGTCAAATGTCTTGGGAACCCTAGCAGAGAGGGCAGCGTCAGCATCGTTGGAGC TGTGTCGCCCCCTGGTGGTGACTTCTCTGACCCTGTGACCTCCGCAACCCTCGGTATCGTCCAGGTGTTCTGGGGACTGGACAAGAAGCTTGCCCAGCGTAAACATTTCCCATCCATCAACTGGCTCATCAGCTATTCCAAGTACATGAGGGCGCTAGACGATTTCTACGACAAGAATTATGCAGAGTTCGTACCGCTCAGGACAAAG GTGAGGGAGATTCTGCAAGAAGAGGAAGAATTGTCTGAAATCGTACAGCTGGTAGGAAAGGGCTCCCTCGCCGAGTCCGACAAGATCACCCTCGAGATTGCCAAACTACTCAAGGATGACTTCCTTCAACAGAACGGCTACTCTCCGTACGATAG GTACTGTCCATTCTACAAGACTGTCGGTATGCTCAGCAACATCGTAGCGTTCTATGACATGGCCAGGCATGCGGTAGAGAGCACGGCACAAAGCGAGAACAAGATCACGTACGCTATCATCAGGGAGAATATGGGCGACATCATGTACAAGCTTtcatcaatgaaattcaag GACCCTGTCAAGGACGGTGAAGCCAAAATCAAGCAAGACTTTGCAgagttattagatgaaatgcaACAAGGGTTCAGGAACCTAGAAGACTTTTAA